A part of Anabas testudineus chromosome 9, fAnaTes1.2, whole genome shotgun sequence genomic DNA contains:
- the LOC113150823 gene encoding solute carrier family 12 member 2 isoform X1: MSGQKPSLKSGGSSQSRFQVAVVTEASSTSPAPAPTPAPAPAPAEESKGRSRSVGFLDSGALGSAMDIGLPPDVSHEPDTTKSDSVSLHSTGTGHTHISDSHSNTYYMRTFGHNTIDAVPNIEFYRQTAAPFGEKLTRPSLSELHDELDKELFDDGLANGEEPSAAEEAAALAAKESKGGTIKFGWVKGVLIRCMLNIWGVMLFIRMSWIVGQSGIGLTIAIILMATLVTTITGLSTSAIATNGFVRGGGAYYLISRSLGPEFGGSIGLIFAFANAVAVAMYVVGFAETVVEMLNDVDALMTDELNDIRIVGTLTVILLLGISVAGMEWEAKAQIVLLVILLGAIVNYFIGSFMPTESKEPKGFFGYNTAIFLENLGPDFRDEETFFSVFAIFFPAATGILAGANISGDLTDPQSAIPKGTLLAILITGVTYVAIAISAGSCIVRDATGDHNDTVTDTVNCTDAACTLGYDFSICKEGGCQYGLMNDFQVMSLVSAFGPLITAGIFSATLSSALASLVSAPKVFQALCKDNIYPGLSMFAKGYGKNNEPLRGYVLTFCIGLAFILIAELNIIAPIISNFFLASYALINFSVFHASMANSPGWRPSFKYYNMWVSLAGAILCCVVMFVINWWAALVTLLIVLALYIYVSYKKPDVNWGSSTQALIYNQALTHCLNLTGVEDHVKNFRPQCLVMAGYPSARPALLQLVHSFTKNVGLMVCGHIKTVSRRPNLKELSQDHARCQRWLNKKRIKAFYTPVFSDNLRHGAQFLLQAVGLGRLKPNTLVMGFKNNWSDGDMRDVEIYINTLHDAFDLQFGVVILRLQEGLDISHIQGQDEPLSSLEKPPLGSKEVVISVSLAKDSDSDSCPSKTTSNQSSPLIMKEGGKEESKTKSPLSLTDQRLLESSQQFKKKQGKGTIDVWWLFDDGGLTLLIPYLLTNSSKWGDCRIRVFIGGKINRIDHDRRAMATLLSRFRIDFSDINVLGDINTKPKKHNKLTFKELIEPYRLKEDDMEQEAAERLKAHEPWRITDNELELYKAKTNRQIRLNELLKEHSSTAKLIVMSMPLARKGTVSSALYMCWLDTLSKDLPPLLLVRGNHQSVLTFYS, from the exons ATGTCGGGACAGAAACCGTCCTTGAAGAGCGGTGGCTCCTCTCAGAGCCGCTTCCAGGTGGCTGTGGTGACAGAAGCATCATCCACATCGCCCGCTCCGGCACCGACCCCAGCCCCTGCTCCTGCCCCGGCTGAGGAATCCAAAGGCCGGAGCAGGTCGGTGGGGTTCCTGGATTCAGGCGCGCTGGGCAGCGCGATGGACATCGGTCTCCCACCTGATGTCTCCCACGAACCGGACACGACGAAGAGCGATTCGGTCAGTCTCCATTCAACTGGCACGGGACACACGCACATCTCCGACTCCCACTCCAACACCTACTACATGAGGACCTTCGGACACAACACCATCGATGCTGTGCCCAACATCGAGTTCTACCGGCAGACTGCTGCACCTTTCGGGGAGAAACTGACCAGACCATCGCTGTCAGAGCTGCACGATGAACTTGATAaa GAACTGTTTGACGATGGTCTGGCCAATGGAGAGGAGCCGTCAGCAGCTGAGGAGGCCGCGGCCTTGGCGGCAAAAGAGTCAAAAGGAGGAACCATCAAGTTTGGTTGGGTCAAAGGAGTCCTG ATCCGCTGTATGCTGAATATCTGGGGTGTGATGCTGTTCATCAGAATGTCCTGGATTGTCGGACAGTCTGGAATTG GCCTGACCATCGCCATCATCCTGATGGCCACTTTGGTCACCACCATCACTGGTCTGTCTACCTCTGCTATAGCAACCAACGGCTTCGTACGAGGAG GCGGGGCGTACTACCTGATCTCCAGGAGTCTTGGGCCAGAATTCGGCGGCTCCATCGGGCTCATCTTTGCATTCGCCAACGCTGTGGCTGTGGCCATGTATGTCGTGGGCTTCGCGGAGACCGTGGTTGAGATGCTTAAT GATGTTGATGCCCTGATGACTGATGAGCTAAACGACATTCGTATTGTCGGGACTCTGACTGTGATCCTGCTGCTGGGAATCTCTGTGGCTGGAATGGAGTGGGAAGCAAAG GCTCAGATTGTTCTCCTGGTGATCCTGCTGGGTGCCATCGTTAACTACTTTATAGGAAGCTTCATGCCAACAGAGAGCAAAGAACCCAAAGGATTCTTCGGCTACAACA CTGCCATCTTCTTAGAGAACCTGGGTCCAGACTTCAGAGACGAGGAGACgttcttctctgtgtttgctATCTTCTTCCCAGCAGCCACTGGGATCCTGGCAGGAGCCAACATATCTGGAGACCTCACT GATCCTCAGTCAGCAATCCCTAAAGGAACCCTGCTGGCCATCCTCATCACAGGGGTCACATACGTGGCTATCGCCATTTCTGCAG GCTCCTGCATTGTGAGAGATGCGACCGGTGATCACAACGACACGGTGACTGACACGGTGAACTGCACCGACGCCGCCTGCACCTTGGGCTACGACTTCTCCATCTGCAAAGAGGGAGGCTGTCAGTACGGCCTGATGAACGACTTCCAG GTGATGAGCCTGGTGTCGGCCTTTGGTCCTCTCATCACCGCAGGGATTTTTTCAGCCACCCTGTCGTCAGCTCTGGCTTCGCTGGTCAGTGCCCCCAAAGTCTTCCAG GCTCTGTGTAAGGACAACATCTATCCAGGGCTGAGCATGTTTGCAAAGGGTTATGGGAAAAACAATGAGCCTCTCCGTGGTTATGTCCTGACCTTCTGTATCGGCCTCGCCTTCATCCTCATCG CTGAGTTGAACATCATCGCTCCCATCATCTCCAACTTCTTCCTGGCCTCCTACGCTCTCATCAACTTCTCTGTCTTCCATGCCTCCATGGCTAATTCTCCAG GCTGGCGTCCCAGCTTCAAGTACTACAACATGTGGGTGTCTCTCGCGGGGGCGATCCTGTGCTGTGTGGTGATGTTTGTCATCAACTGGTGGGCAGCCCTGGTCACTCTGCTCATCGTCCTCGCTCTCTACATCTACGTCAGCTACAAGAAACCTG ATGTGAATTGGGGTTCGTCCACTCAGGCTCTGATCTACAACCAGGCTCTGACTCACTGTCTGAACCTCACCGGGGTCGAGGACCATGTTAAAAACTTCAG GCCTCAGTGTTTGGTGATGGCTGGTTATCCCAGCGCCCGTCCTGCTCTGCTTCAGCTGGTTCATTCTTTCACCAAGAACGTCGGCCTCATGGTCTGCGGTCACATCAAGACT GTGTCCCGTCGACCCAACCTTAAGGAGCTGTCCCAGGATCACGCCCGCTGTCAGCGCTGGCTCAACAAAAAACGCATCAAAGCCTTTTACACTCCTGTTTTCTCTGACAACCTGAGGCACGGAGCACAGTTCCTCCTGCAG GCTGTCGGTCTGGGTCGTCTGAAGCCCAACACATTGGTCATGGGCTTCAAGAACAATTGGAGCGATGGAGACATGAGAGACGTGGAGATTTACATCAACACTCTACA TGATGCCTTTGACCTTCAGTTTGGAGTCGTGATCCTACGGCTGCAGGAAGGCCTGGACATCTCTCACATCCAGGGACAAG ATGAGCCGCTCTCGTCTCTGGAGAAGCCGCCACTCGGCAGTAAGGAAGTAGTGATTTCTGTCAGTCTGGCAAAAGACTCTGATTCGGACTCTTGTCCTTCAAAAACCACGAGCAACCAGAGCAGTCCACTCATCATGAAAGAGGGTGGAAAGGAAGAATCCA AGACCAAGTCCCCCCTGAGTCTGACGGACCAGCGTCTGCTGGAATCGAGCCAGCAGTTTAAGAAGAAACAGGGCAAAGGAACCATAGATGTTTGGTGGCTGTTTGATGATGGAG GTTTGACTCTGCTCATTCCCTACCTGCTGACCAACAGTAGTAAATGGGGCGACTGCAGGATTCGCGTCTTCATCGGTGGAAAAATCAACCGTATCGACCACGACCGCCGAGC GATGGCCACTCTGCTCAGCAGGTTCAGGATCGACTTCTCTGATATTAACGTTCTTGGAGACATCAACACCAAACCCAAGAAACACAA TAAGCTGACTTTTAAGGAGCTGATTGAGCCGTACAGGCTGAAGGAAGACGACATGgagcaggaagctgcagagaggctGAAAGCTCATGAGCCCTGGAGGATCACCGACAACGAGCTGGAGCTGTACAAGGCCAAG ACCAACCGTCAGATCAGACTGAACGAGCTGCTGAAGGAGCACTCCAGCACCGCCAAACTCATCGTCAT GAGCATGCCTCTGGCCAGGAAGGGGACAGTGTCGAGCGCCCTCTACATGTGCTGGCTGGACACTCTGTCCAAAGACCTCCCGCCTCTGCTGCTGGTGCGAGGAAACCACCAGAGCGTTCTCACCTTCTACtcctaa
- the LOC113150823 gene encoding solute carrier family 12 member 2 isoform X2 has product MSGQKPSLKSGGSSQSRFQVAVVTEASSTSPAPAPTPAPAPAPAEESKGRSRSVGFLDSGALGSAMDIGLPPDVSHEPDTTKSDSVSLHSTGTGHTHISDSHSNTYYMRTFGHNTIDAVPNIEFYRQTAAPFGEKLTRPSLSELHDELDKELFDDGLANGEEPSAAEEAAALAAKESKGGTIKFGWVKGVLIRCMLNIWGVMLFIRMSWIVGQSGIGLTIAIILMATLVTTITGLSTSAIATNGFVRGGGAYYLISRSLGPEFGGSIGLIFAFANAVAVAMYVVGFAETVVEMLNDVDALMTDELNDIRIVGTLTVILLLGISVAGMEWEAKAQIVLLVILLGAIVNYFIGSFMPTESKEPKGFFGYNTAIFLENLGPDFRDEETFFSVFAIFFPAATGILAGANISGDLTDPQSAIPKGTLLAILITGVTYVAIAISAGSCIVRDATGDHNDTVTDTVNCTDAACTLGYDFSICKEGGCQYGLMNDFQVMSLVSAFGPLITAGIFSATLSSALASLVSAPKVFQALCKDNIYPGLSMFAKGYGKNNEPLRGYVLTFCIGLAFILIAELNIIAPIISNFFLASYALINFSVFHASMANSPGWRPSFKYYNMWVSLAGAILCCVVMFVINWWAALVTLLIVLALYIYVSYKKPDVNWGSSTQALIYNQALTHCLNLTGVEDHVKNFRPQCLVMAGYPSARPALLQLVHSFTKNVGLMVCGHIKTVSRRPNLKELSQDHARCQRWLNKKRIKAFYTPVFSDNLRHGAQFLLQAVGLGRLKPNTLVMGFKNNWSDGDMRDVEIYINTLHDAFDLQFGVVILRLQEGLDISHIQGQDEPLSSLEKPPLGKTKSPLSLTDQRLLESSQQFKKKQGKGTIDVWWLFDDGGLTLLIPYLLTNSSKWGDCRIRVFIGGKINRIDHDRRAMATLLSRFRIDFSDINVLGDINTKPKKHNKLTFKELIEPYRLKEDDMEQEAAERLKAHEPWRITDNELELYKAKTNRQIRLNELLKEHSSTAKLIVMSMPLARKGTVSSALYMCWLDTLSKDLPPLLLVRGNHQSVLTFYS; this is encoded by the exons ATGTCGGGACAGAAACCGTCCTTGAAGAGCGGTGGCTCCTCTCAGAGCCGCTTCCAGGTGGCTGTGGTGACAGAAGCATCATCCACATCGCCCGCTCCGGCACCGACCCCAGCCCCTGCTCCTGCCCCGGCTGAGGAATCCAAAGGCCGGAGCAGGTCGGTGGGGTTCCTGGATTCAGGCGCGCTGGGCAGCGCGATGGACATCGGTCTCCCACCTGATGTCTCCCACGAACCGGACACGACGAAGAGCGATTCGGTCAGTCTCCATTCAACTGGCACGGGACACACGCACATCTCCGACTCCCACTCCAACACCTACTACATGAGGACCTTCGGACACAACACCATCGATGCTGTGCCCAACATCGAGTTCTACCGGCAGACTGCTGCACCTTTCGGGGAGAAACTGACCAGACCATCGCTGTCAGAGCTGCACGATGAACTTGATAaa GAACTGTTTGACGATGGTCTGGCCAATGGAGAGGAGCCGTCAGCAGCTGAGGAGGCCGCGGCCTTGGCGGCAAAAGAGTCAAAAGGAGGAACCATCAAGTTTGGTTGGGTCAAAGGAGTCCTG ATCCGCTGTATGCTGAATATCTGGGGTGTGATGCTGTTCATCAGAATGTCCTGGATTGTCGGACAGTCTGGAATTG GCCTGACCATCGCCATCATCCTGATGGCCACTTTGGTCACCACCATCACTGGTCTGTCTACCTCTGCTATAGCAACCAACGGCTTCGTACGAGGAG GCGGGGCGTACTACCTGATCTCCAGGAGTCTTGGGCCAGAATTCGGCGGCTCCATCGGGCTCATCTTTGCATTCGCCAACGCTGTGGCTGTGGCCATGTATGTCGTGGGCTTCGCGGAGACCGTGGTTGAGATGCTTAAT GATGTTGATGCCCTGATGACTGATGAGCTAAACGACATTCGTATTGTCGGGACTCTGACTGTGATCCTGCTGCTGGGAATCTCTGTGGCTGGAATGGAGTGGGAAGCAAAG GCTCAGATTGTTCTCCTGGTGATCCTGCTGGGTGCCATCGTTAACTACTTTATAGGAAGCTTCATGCCAACAGAGAGCAAAGAACCCAAAGGATTCTTCGGCTACAACA CTGCCATCTTCTTAGAGAACCTGGGTCCAGACTTCAGAGACGAGGAGACgttcttctctgtgtttgctATCTTCTTCCCAGCAGCCACTGGGATCCTGGCAGGAGCCAACATATCTGGAGACCTCACT GATCCTCAGTCAGCAATCCCTAAAGGAACCCTGCTGGCCATCCTCATCACAGGGGTCACATACGTGGCTATCGCCATTTCTGCAG GCTCCTGCATTGTGAGAGATGCGACCGGTGATCACAACGACACGGTGACTGACACGGTGAACTGCACCGACGCCGCCTGCACCTTGGGCTACGACTTCTCCATCTGCAAAGAGGGAGGCTGTCAGTACGGCCTGATGAACGACTTCCAG GTGATGAGCCTGGTGTCGGCCTTTGGTCCTCTCATCACCGCAGGGATTTTTTCAGCCACCCTGTCGTCAGCTCTGGCTTCGCTGGTCAGTGCCCCCAAAGTCTTCCAG GCTCTGTGTAAGGACAACATCTATCCAGGGCTGAGCATGTTTGCAAAGGGTTATGGGAAAAACAATGAGCCTCTCCGTGGTTATGTCCTGACCTTCTGTATCGGCCTCGCCTTCATCCTCATCG CTGAGTTGAACATCATCGCTCCCATCATCTCCAACTTCTTCCTGGCCTCCTACGCTCTCATCAACTTCTCTGTCTTCCATGCCTCCATGGCTAATTCTCCAG GCTGGCGTCCCAGCTTCAAGTACTACAACATGTGGGTGTCTCTCGCGGGGGCGATCCTGTGCTGTGTGGTGATGTTTGTCATCAACTGGTGGGCAGCCCTGGTCACTCTGCTCATCGTCCTCGCTCTCTACATCTACGTCAGCTACAAGAAACCTG ATGTGAATTGGGGTTCGTCCACTCAGGCTCTGATCTACAACCAGGCTCTGACTCACTGTCTGAACCTCACCGGGGTCGAGGACCATGTTAAAAACTTCAG GCCTCAGTGTTTGGTGATGGCTGGTTATCCCAGCGCCCGTCCTGCTCTGCTTCAGCTGGTTCATTCTTTCACCAAGAACGTCGGCCTCATGGTCTGCGGTCACATCAAGACT GTGTCCCGTCGACCCAACCTTAAGGAGCTGTCCCAGGATCACGCCCGCTGTCAGCGCTGGCTCAACAAAAAACGCATCAAAGCCTTTTACACTCCTGTTTTCTCTGACAACCTGAGGCACGGAGCACAGTTCCTCCTGCAG GCTGTCGGTCTGGGTCGTCTGAAGCCCAACACATTGGTCATGGGCTTCAAGAACAATTGGAGCGATGGAGACATGAGAGACGTGGAGATTTACATCAACACTCTACA TGATGCCTTTGACCTTCAGTTTGGAGTCGTGATCCTACGGCTGCAGGAAGGCCTGGACATCTCTCACATCCAGGGACAAG ATGAGCCGCTCTCGTCTCTGGAGAAGCCGCCACTCGGCA AGACCAAGTCCCCCCTGAGTCTGACGGACCAGCGTCTGCTGGAATCGAGCCAGCAGTTTAAGAAGAAACAGGGCAAAGGAACCATAGATGTTTGGTGGCTGTTTGATGATGGAG GTTTGACTCTGCTCATTCCCTACCTGCTGACCAACAGTAGTAAATGGGGCGACTGCAGGATTCGCGTCTTCATCGGTGGAAAAATCAACCGTATCGACCACGACCGCCGAGC GATGGCCACTCTGCTCAGCAGGTTCAGGATCGACTTCTCTGATATTAACGTTCTTGGAGACATCAACACCAAACCCAAGAAACACAA TAAGCTGACTTTTAAGGAGCTGATTGAGCCGTACAGGCTGAAGGAAGACGACATGgagcaggaagctgcagagaggctGAAAGCTCATGAGCCCTGGAGGATCACCGACAACGAGCTGGAGCTGTACAAGGCCAAG ACCAACCGTCAGATCAGACTGAACGAGCTGCTGAAGGAGCACTCCAGCACCGCCAAACTCATCGTCAT GAGCATGCCTCTGGCCAGGAAGGGGACAGTGTCGAGCGCCCTCTACATGTGCTGGCTGGACACTCTGTCCAAAGACCTCCCGCCTCTGCTGCTGGTGCGAGGAAACCACCAGAGCGTTCTCACCTTCTACtcctaa